The following proteins come from a genomic window of Deltaproteobacteria bacterium RIFCSPHIGHO2_02_FULL_44_16:
- a CDS encoding NADH oxidoreductase (quinone) subunit F, which produces MTLVLNKNWNVEKMDDIVVAKKHGAYASLEKLFQMQPDRVTEEVKAAGLRGRGGAGFSTGMKWSFVPKNTGKPVYLVINADESEPGTFKDRHLLERDPHLLIEGMIAASYAIGAHTAYIYFRGEFFHQCELFEAALFQAYASKLLGKNILGSGYDLEIYTHRGAGAYICGEETALLSSLEGYRGFPRIKPPFPAVEGLFSCPTIVNNVETICAVPFILAKGASAYRKFGTEKSPGTKLFSVCGHVEKPGVYEVELGLPFATFMNEYCGGVRGGRKLKAVVVGGSSVPVLTGEQILASRLDYESLQQSGTLLGSGGVIIFDDSVCAVEVLADLARFYAHESCGQCTPCREGTGWAKKIVDRMERGDGDAQDLSVLFQLADNMQGRTICTLADALAMPIRSWINCFRHEFEEHVRLRRCPMKRNTLDVRRENISKLTNNSGGTNAGSQGCPA; this is translated from the coding sequence ATGACTCTTGTCTTAAATAAAAACTGGAATGTCGAAAAGATGGACGACATCGTTGTTGCCAAAAAACATGGCGCTTATGCGTCGCTTGAAAAACTGTTTCAGATGCAACCTGATCGAGTGACAGAAGAAGTAAAGGCCGCAGGCCTTCGCGGTCGAGGTGGTGCCGGTTTTTCAACCGGAATGAAATGGAGTTTTGTTCCGAAAAATACCGGAAAGCCAGTCTATCTGGTCATCAATGCCGATGAGAGCGAACCAGGAACGTTTAAAGATCGTCATCTGCTGGAGCGAGATCCGCATCTGCTCATCGAAGGAATGATCGCTGCTTCGTATGCGATCGGTGCGCATACGGCGTATATTTATTTTCGTGGAGAATTTTTTCATCAATGCGAACTTTTTGAAGCTGCGCTTTTTCAAGCCTATGCATCAAAACTTCTTGGCAAAAATATTTTAGGTTCTGGGTATGATCTTGAAATTTACACGCATCGTGGAGCTGGCGCCTATATTTGTGGGGAAGAGACCGCACTTCTTTCGTCGCTTGAAGGATATCGAGGATTCCCACGTATCAAGCCTCCATTTCCGGCGGTGGAGGGTCTCTTTTCCTGTCCGACGATTGTTAATAATGTCGAAACTATTTGTGCCGTTCCCTTTATTTTGGCGAAGGGTGCAAGCGCTTATCGAAAATTCGGAACGGAAAAAAGTCCTGGAACCAAACTCTTCTCTGTATGCGGTCATGTCGAAAAACCGGGAGTCTATGAAGTAGAGCTCGGTCTTCCGTTTGCGACGTTTATGAATGAATACTGTGGCGGTGTGCGTGGTGGTCGTAAACTCAAGGCGGTTGTTGTTGGTGGATCATCAGTTCCGGTTCTCACGGGCGAACAGATTTTAGCATCGCGACTCGATTATGAATCGCTGCAACAATCGGGAACACTTCTGGGAAGTGGTGGGGTGATTATCTTTGATGACAGCGTCTGTGCGGTCGAAGTGCTTGCGGATCTCGCACGTTTTTATGCGCACGAGTCGTGTGGTCAGTGTACACCGTGCCGCGAAGGGACAGGATGGGCAAAGAAAATTGTCGATCGGATGGAGCGAGGTGATGGAGATGCACAGGACCTCTCGGTCCTTTTTCAGTTAGCTGACAATATGCAAGGACGAACGATTTGTACGCTAGCAGATGCGCTGGCGATGCCGATTCGATCGTGGATTAACTGTTTTCGACATGAATTTGAAGAACATGTTCGTTTACGACGATGTCCGATGAAGCGAAACACGTTGGATGTGCGTCGAGAAAATATTTCAAAACTGACAAATAATTCGGGTGGCACCAACGCCGGATCCCAGGGGTGCCCCGCGTAA